One Mesorhizobium sp. J428 DNA segment encodes these proteins:
- the hpaH gene encoding 2-oxo-hept-4-ene-1,7-dioate hydratase — protein sequence MSPEAVAAAANALDQAERTRVQIGLLSLQHPGMDMDDAYAVQSAWVQRKLADGRRIIGRKIGLTSKAMQSALNIDIPDSGVLFDDMLFENGGTVPKGRFIQPRIEAELAFVMKAPLAGPGVTRQDVIRATDYVQPALEILDTRILRVDPETRKTRTVFDTIADNAANAGIVLGGERRRPDDIDLRWAGAIVYRDGEVEETGLGAGVLDDPALSMAWLANRLATYGDRIEAGEIVLSGSFIRPIEAPSSSFIRADYGPLGQLTLSFE from the coding sequence ATGTCCCCGGAAGCCGTCGCCGCCGCCGCCAACGCTCTGGACCAGGCCGAGAGGACGCGCGTCCAGATCGGGCTTCTGTCATTGCAGCATCCGGGCATGGACATGGACGACGCCTATGCCGTGCAGTCCGCCTGGGTGCAGCGCAAGCTCGCCGACGGACGCCGGATCATCGGACGCAAGATCGGCCTGACGTCGAAGGCGATGCAGAGTGCGCTCAACATCGACATTCCCGATTCCGGTGTGCTCTTCGATGACATGTTGTTCGAGAATGGCGGGACGGTGCCGAAGGGGCGTTTCATCCAGCCGCGGATCGAGGCCGAACTCGCTTTCGTCATGAAGGCGCCGCTCGCGGGTCCAGGCGTGACGCGCCAGGACGTGATCCGCGCCACCGACTACGTCCAGCCGGCACTGGAGATCCTCGACACGCGCATCCTGCGCGTCGATCCGGAGACCAGGAAGACGCGGACGGTGTTTGACACCATCGCCGACAATGCGGCCAATGCCGGGATCGTGCTTGGAGGCGAACGACGGCGGCCGGATGACATCGACCTGCGCTGGGCCGGCGCGATCGTCTATCGAGACGGCGAGGTCGAGGAGACCGGTCTCGGCGCCGGCGTTCTCGATGACCCGGCTCTGTCGATGGCGTGGCTTGCCAATCGCCTCGCAACCTATGGCGACCGGATCGAGGCGGGCGAGATCGTGCTGTCCGGTTCTTTCATCCGTCCGATCGAGGCCCCCTCCAGTTCTTTCATCCGCGCGGACTATGGTCCCCTGGGCCAGCTGACGCTGTCTTTCGAGTGA